The Microbulbifer sp. YPW1 genome contains the following window.
ATTGGACCACTTGGCCATAAAGGTGGCCATCAACCCGCGCCGCTCCGCCAGCACCTTGATGAAGGTTTTGAACAGCGCCGCCTTATCACCCGCGGCCTCCACATCATCGACGGTGATCGCCGCCTCGAGTACCCCCGGGCCCGTCTCCGTGTGCAGCCCCTCGATGGGGAAATCCATCTGCTGTGCCAACTCGAGGATCTCGTGGTAAAGGTCCGCGTGCACCGAGTTGCGGATCATCGAGTAGCCGAACCAGCCCGGAGTAAAAGGCTTGAGGTTCCGGTATCCCTTGGCACGGGCGGAGTCCGGGGTTTCATCGAACATGAAAAACTCGTACTCCAGCGCACCGTAGGGCGCAAATCCGGCTTTCTCACAGCGCTGGATCACCCGCCGCAGCAGGGCCCGTGGACATACCACCTCCGCAGAGTCGGAGAACTCCGCCAGAAATAGCAGCATCCCGTCCTCGAACGGCACCTCCCGGCAGGTGTGGGGCAGAATCCTGACCGGCGCATCCGGGTAGCCCGTGTGCCAGCCGGTGTAGCGCGTATTGTCGTAGAGCTGGTCCTGCACATCCCATCCCAGCACCACGTCACAGAAGGCAAACCCATGGTCCAGCGCGGAGAAGAACTTCTCGCGGCTCATGTACTTGCCACGCATCACCCCGTCGTTGTCAAACAGGCCCACCTTTACATGGGTGAGGCCGCGGGCCTCCACGAGGCGCTTGGCATCCGCGACACTGCGCACCTGGCGCGGACCGGGTACCGGGTTGTCGCTGACAGCGGTCGGGGAAGACAGGGAGTTCGTTGCCGCCGGGGATGATGGCAGCTCGGTGGATTCGTCCATGCTGGGCTCCGTTATTGTGACCGAGCCGTCGCCTCCGGCGACGGACGGATTCCTGCACTCAGCATAGTCGACACACGTTGAGTCTGCCGGCACAGCTCCAAACTGAACAAAATTTGAGCGGTCACGCTGACGGCTATGTTAGCGCACGCTCAGGGTATATAATCCGGCCTCCAAATTTTTGACCCACACAACATCATTCAGGACCAGCAATGAGCTTCGACAAGGTTTCCCCTGGCAAAGAACTGCCTAACGATATCAACGTAATCATCGAGATCCCGGCCAACCACGATCCGATCAAATACGAAGTCGACAAGGACGCGGACGCGGTATTCGTAGACCGTTTCGTAGCCACCCCGATGTTCTACCCGGCCAACTACGGTTACGTACCCCAGACTCTGTCTGAAGACGGTGACCCCCTGGACGTGCTGGTTGTTGCTCCGTACCCGGTAATGGTTGGCTCCGTGATCCGCTCCCGCGTGATCGGCGTGCTGAACATGACCGACGAATCCGGTGTAGACGCCAAGCTGCTGGCGGTACCGCACACCAAGCTGACCAAGCTGTACGATCACGTCAACGAAATCGGCGACCTGCCGGAACTGCTGATCAAGCAGATCGAGCACTACTTCGAAAACTACAAAGCCCTGGAAGCAGGCAAGTGGGTGAAAGTAGACGGCTGGGCCGACGCTGACGCTGCACGCAAAGAAGTTATGGCTTCCCGCGAGCGCTACCTGAAAGAAGAAGGCTAATCGCCCTACTCTTTTCGAAAAGCCGGCTTTAAGCCGGCTTTTTTGTGCCTGAAATTAACGCTCCAACTATTTCCCCAACTTCCTCAACGCTCGCGGCGAAGGTGCCGATACCGGGTACAGCCTTGTGAGACCTTCGAAAAAAGGGACTTTTTCGAAGAGCCCCCAGGGATGGGTTCACGGCGTGTCTCACAAGGCTGTACCCGGTAGCGGCACCGCCACGATCTTCCCCCTTGCTGACACTACAGCAGGGCTCCTTAAATTATTTTTCTGCCTCCCTGTCGGGATTTCTCCACCACCGGCGTTTACCCGTTTACACCCCGAAAAAACTTCGGGGCTGTGCTTTGACATAACAAAAAATGCTACACGCCAGATAACAATAGAATGGAGAAACCCATGCAAAGATCGCGCTTCCCATCCGCCCTGTTCCACAAAACACTATTGGCAGGCACCATTGCCATGATTTCCGCCGGCGCTGCCGCGCAGGAAACTGAGACTGAAGGTAAAATCGTAGAGGAAGTCGTGGTAACCGGTATTCGCGGTGCCCTGCAACAGTCGCTGGACGTTAAGCGCGACGCCACCTCCATTGTCGACGCCATCAGCTCCGAAGACATCGGCAAATTCCCGGATAAAAACGTGGCCGACTCCCTGCAGCGTGTACCAGGTATTTCCGTCGACCGTATCTGGGGCGAGGGCCGGGATATTTTCGTGCGCGGCACCGACAGTACCCTGAACCGCACCCTGATGAACGGCCAGAACGTGGCTTCCGCTTACTGGTGGGCCAACGACAACCCGAGTCGCGGTTTCAACTATTCCATTCTCGCGTCCGAGCTGGTTTCTGCGCTGGAAGTGTACAAGAGTCCGGAAGCCCGTCACGACGAGGGCAGTATTGGCGGTATGGTGAATGTCATCACACGCAAGCCGCTGGACCTGGATCCGATGACCGTAAACCTATCTACCGAGAGCGTATACAGCGAGCTGCCGGACACCAGGGATCCACAGGTGTCCGGCTTGGTCAGCTGGAAAAATGATGCAGAGACCTTTGCCGTGCTCGCCTCTTACAACAGCCAGCAGCGCACCATGCGCCGCGACGGCCTCGAGGTTTTTCCCACCAACGACCTCTATACCGTTACCGACCAGAACGGCAACGTCACCGAAGATGTCTACGTTCCCTGGGGCGGAGGCTCGGCAATTTTCCAGCAGGATCGCCAGCGCGATACCGCGAACCTCACCGTGCAGTTCCGCCCGTCTGATCGCTGGGATATGACCATGAACTATGTCGCCTCCGACATGGATATGGACAACAGCAACCAGAACTACCTGTTCGTTGCCGGCGGCTACAAGATTCCCAATGGCGATGTGGTGACCGACCCTGTGTTCATTCCCACCAGCGATGGCTACCAGGCTCTGGTGGGTGGAGTGATCGAAAATCCCGACAGCATTGGCGTGGCCGACGAGCCCATCGTGCGCGATGCCTTTGTGGAATCCGAGGTGCTGGACTTTGCCGCCGATTACACCGGCGACAGCTGGACCCTGCACCTGCAGGCCGGTACCACCAGCGCGGAGGGTGGCAGTACCAAGGACCGCAATTACTGGTTCGAAGGCAACAGTGCGGAAGACCTGAATTTCGGAACCAATACCAACGAATTCAGCTTTCCGGGCATTGATCCCCTGGATGGCAGTGCGCTGCACCTGAACGCCGCCAACCTGCGGGACTGGGTGCGTGTGATGGAAGATGACGAAAGCTACTTCCAGGCAGACGGCGTGATCGACGTGCAACTGGGGGCGATCACCGCCATCAAGACCGGCGTCAAAATGCGCAACCACACCATCGAGAACAATCGCCAGAACGGTTCCGTAGACGTAAGCAATCCGGACATTGCCGATCAGGTGGCCGCACTGAATGCGATCACCCTCGCGGATGTGTCCTCAGGTCCGAGTCCCCGCCTGCACGGCGAAGGCGCGACTAGCGGCTCACTCACCCGGTACGCGTTCCTGGATACCGGTCTCGCCCGGGAAAAGATCGACAGTATTCTGGATGCCGGCGCCATGACCTACGCGGAAGACCAGAGAGCCTATTACAAGATCAACGAGGACATTGCCGCGGCCTATGCCCAGGCAGATTTCGAAAGCGGCAATCTGCACGGTAATTTCGGCGTACGACTGGTGGAAACGGACCAGACCTCCCACGCCTATATTGATGGTGAGCGCGGCGCGGTAAGCCGCAGCTATCGCGAGGCGCTGCCGAGCGTGAACGTGATCTACGATCTCGCGGAAGACATTATTCTGCGCGGTGCCGCGTCCCGCGCCATGGCCCGCCCGACATTCCAGAACCTCAGTTCCAATATCGTGATCAACGCCACCAGTGGCACCGCCACTGCCGGCAACCCCATGCTGAAACCCATCTTCGCAGATCAGTTTGAATTGGGTGCCGAATGGTATTTCAGTGATGCGAGCCTGGTAGCCGCAACCTACTTCAACAAGGACCTGAGTACCTTCGTGTTCCAGAACACCCAGGTAGAAGAGATTGACGGCCAGAGCATTAATGTCACCCGTCCCTACAACGCCGACAAGGGTGCGGATATCCAGGGCCTGGAGATTCAGGTGCAGCATGATTTCGGGAGCGGTTTCGGGGTGCTCGGCAATTACACCTGGACCGACGCCAAGGTGCCCGGCAGCAAGCTGGAGTTACCGGGCAATTCCCGCGACCAGTTCAATGCTTCGACTTATTACGAGAATGACTTCCTGAGCCTGCGCCTGTCCTACAACCTGCGCTCCGAATCCTACGGCGGGCTCACCTCCGGATCCCAGCTGGTTACCGATCAGTACGATCAGTGGGACGCGACCGCCAACTGGATGGTGAACGAGAATGTGGATGTTTTCTTTACCGCGGTAAACCTCACCAATGAAATCATCTACATGCGCACCGCCGACGGCATCCCCGTAGGCTTCTATGAAAACGGACCGCGCTTCAGCCTGGGCGCACGTCTTTCCTTTTAAAACCCCTTACTAGCAGGCATCACCTTGTCACCGCTTGCAGGCGCCCTCCGGGCGCCTTTTTTAGTTGCGATCGATGTCTGGGCGACGCGCGCCAGGCCGGTTATAGTCGATGCTCGAACCAACCTTCAAAGAAACGGGCGGCGATATGAGCAAAACCGTAGATGGACCCGATGGCATGCCCCGCTGTGGCTGGTGCGCAGCAGCACCGGAATTTTTTGACTATCACGATAGAGAATGGGGCTTCCCGGTAGACGACGACCGGCGGCTGTTTGAAAAACTGTGCCTGGAAAGTTTCCAGTCCGGCCTGAGCTGGCGCACGATACTGGCCAAGCGCGAAAACTTCCGCAAAGCGTTCAAAAATTTTGATTTCAATAAAGTGGCACGCTTTACTGAAAAAGACGTGGAACGCCTGCTCGGGGATGAGGGTATTGTTCGCCACCGCGGCAAGATTGAAGCGGTGATCAATAACGCGCAGAGAGCGCAGGAGCTGGTCAAGCAGGAAGGTTCCATTGCCGCCTATATCTGGCGCCATGAGCCCACGCCACAAAACGGGCAAGCACCACAGAGCGCTTCCACCTCAGAAACCTCCAAAGCACTCGCCAAAGACCTTAAGAAACGCGGCTGGAAATTTGTCGGCCCCACTACCGTCTACGCCTTTATGCAGGCCATGGGGTTGATCAACGACCACCTGGAAGACTGCAAGTCCCGCAGCGAGGTGGACAAGGCGCGCAGGGCATTCAAACGGCCCAAATGAAAAAATGGGTTATTCAATCCCGCGCGGGCAATATCAGCACGCGCTGATCATTCTTGTTGATACGTGCACCGAAACTTTGCTCCAGGGCAAACGCCAGCGCATCGGCATCTCCGGTGTTGAAGACACCACTGATGCGCGCGTCCGCTAGCGCGTCGCCCACCAATACCATTTTACGTGTGGTGTAGCGGTTGTACTCGGCAATGGCATCCTCGAGACGCTCGTTGTCGAAATAAATCCGCTTGGTCTGCCAGGCGGTGACCTTTTCCAGGTCAACCGGTATCACGCCACTATTGTCCCCGGGGTTGGCTGCGCGGTAGCGCACACCCTCACCGGGGAGCATTTTGACCAGCTGCTGACGTGCGCCGTCCGCGTGTTCAGCCTGCACATCCACAACCCCCTGGGTTACGGCAACCTGAACATCCGCCCCCTTCAGTGCCACATTGAATGCGGTACCCAGCGCACGTACTTCGGAACCGCATACATTGACGACAAAGGGACGCGCAGGGTTTTTCGCCACCATAAAGAAGGCCTCGCCCCGCTCCAGCCACAACGCACGCCGCTTACCGCGATAGCGCACCCCCACCCGGCTGTCGGTGTTCAGCATCAAGGTGGAACCATCCTCCAGATGCACTACCTGCTGCTCACCGATACCGGTCTGGTAGTAATCGATGGTCTGATACTGCTTCAGCACCATGGCCGCTATCGCCACCAGTACGGTTGCCGCAACGGCACCAAACCAGCGCCAGCGATTGCGACGGCGCACGGCCTTGCGAATCTCCGGCAATTCACGGTTGAGCTCCTCATCACCGCTCAGCAACTCGCTCATCAGGCTCAGCTGCTGGCACTGACTGAAAGCCAGGCGGTGGCGCGCGTCCTGCTGCAACCAGGCTTCCAGCGCCTCGATTTCTGCGGCGCTCATAGCGGCACTCTGCTGCCGCGCAAACCAGTCTGCGGCCGCGGCCCGAATGGACTCATCAACAACTTCGGCTCGACTCATAACAACTCATTCAACTCTGTTTGCAAGTGCTTCAGGGCCGCACTCATATGGCGCTCGACACTGCGGGTACTGATGGAGAGTGCCGAGGCAATTTCCGGGTAGGTCATTTCTTCAAAGCGACTCAACAGAAACACCTTGCGGGTGACGGGTTTGAGCCGCAGCAGTGACTGCTTGAGCTGCTGCAGGCTTTGCTGCCATTCGGCGCTGCCCTGGGGGGACGGATCCGGGCTTGTGTGATTGGCATCCTCGAAGCACTCGTGATGATCCGTTTTCCGGCGTATATGGCGGCGCAGGCCATCGCGCACCAGATTGGTGGCAACCGTATACAGGTAGGCTCGCGGGCTTTCCCGCAGGGGTTGAAGATCCCGCAACCCGAGGATCTTGACGTAGGTCTCCTGCAGGACGACATCCGCCTCCTGTTGCCCTCCCGGTAACATCCGCGCCACATAATTGCGGATCGATGTGCGGTATTCGAGAAAAAGCGCCTCGATATAAGCGCGATCCGCAGAAGAGAGATCAGAAGAGTGACTAGCAGAGCCGCGATCGTCGGCAAGCTTTCCCGCTGGCGCCTCCGACCGATTCTGCACCAGGCGCAGCGCCGCCCGCGATTGGAACCTAGCCACCGCGCCCCCCGCGAATCCCGCTCAAGATTTTGTATAAACGTTTACCCATAACTCCTGTAAACGACAGTGGCGACGATAACCCGACAGTTTTTTCCAATTATTTACCAGATGCCGCCGAAAATCCCCAGCCAGCGCCGCCGCGCTGTGCACATCGCGGCTGCCGCTTGCAGGATTTATTGCGGATCAGGTATTTTGAGGCACCTGCAGTTGAGGCTCAATTCAGAAACGCCCGCTCAGTCCAGAATGACAATAATGACTAAATCGCCCCCGATGGCCCAACCGCGGCACCGCGGGCCTGTGGCGACGCTGCTGCAGGCACTATTGTTCACACTACCCGCCCAGGCGCTGTCGGCGGCGGACGTATCTGCGGGAAATGATCCGACCTCGCTGCAGACAACCTCCGCCGCCCAACCGCTTTCATTTCAACTGGCGGCACAGCCGCTCGAGCGCGCACTGACACAGTTTGCCGAACAATCCGGCATGCAGGTTTTCTACCGCCCCGAGGAGCTACCGGCACAGCTATCCACCGCGGTCTCCGGACGCTACCTTCCCGAAGCCGCCCTGCAGCAGCTCCTGAAAAATACCGGACTGACCTATCAACTCGGTCACAATGGCACCCTGGTTATCCGCGGTAATGCATCGCCCAGGGAAGCAGATCCGGAGCCGGTAACTGCCATCCCTGTGCCGCGTCCACCGCAGGCGCTGGAAGAGACCTATGTCACCGGGGTACGCACCAGCCTGCGCCAGAGCCTGGCCATGAAACAGGCCAGCAGCAACCTGATTGAGGTAACCACCTCAGAGGATATCGGCAAGTTTCCCGATCACAACGTGGCGGACGCCCTGCAGCGTATCGCCGGCGTCTCTGTGGACCGAGTGTGGGGGGAAGGCCGGGACGTGAATATTCGCGGTACCGACAAGGACATCAACCGCACCCTGCTGAATGGTCAACATGTAGCATCTGCCTACTGGTGGGCCAACGACAACCTGAGTCGCGGGTTCAACTATTCCACCCTCGCGTCGCAACTGGTGCAGTCACTGGAGGTGCACAAGACACCCCGTGCGGACCTGGACGAAGGCAGTATCGGCGGCACCGTTATCGTCCGCACCCGCAAGCCCCTGGAAATGGACAGCGGTGAACTGTATTTATCGGCTGGCCAGAATTACAGCGCACTGGCAGACCGCTGGGCAGCACGGGGGTCGGCACTGGGCAGCTGGAAGAACGCCGCACAATCCCTGGGGGTACTGGCATCGCTCAACTGGCAAAAACGGGACACGCGCCGGGACGGACTGGAGACCTTTGCCGACAATAACCTGTATACCGTGACCGACGCCCACGGCGCCGTTAGCGAAGATGTCTACGCGGTCTGGGGCGGCGGTTCCGCCCTGCTGCAACAACAGCGCAGCCACACCACCGGCAACCTCACTTTGCAGTGGGCACCGGGCGATCGCTGGGATACGACCCTCAACCTGCTGCGCTCACAAGTGGATATCGACAACACCAATCACAACTACCTGTTTGCCCCCGGCGGCTACAAGCTCAGCGAGTCGCCGCCGGCCACCGTTGCTGACCCGATATTTCTCGCGAGCGACGACGGCCGCGCAATACTGGCCGGCGGCACGCTGGGAAACCCGGACAGTCCCGGTGCGATCCTCGATGCAATACGGCGCGAGGCGTTTATCGATACACGGGTCAACGACATCGACATCCGCTACCGCGGCAACAACTGGGACCAGCACGTCCAGTTTGGCGATACGAGTGCCCGCGGCGGCACCGAGCACGATCGCCTGTACCGGTTTACCGGCAATACCCGCGTGGCCTTTCGCCTGGACCGGGATGCCGTGGAATCGACCTACCTGGACCTGAATCCCGAGGATGCAGCGGCCCTGACCCAGCTGTCTCCGCTGACGCGGGACTGGATCCGCACCATGAATAGCCGCGAACACTACGCGCAATGGGATCTCGAGCAGGCGTTTTCCAGCGGCTGGCTGCGCAAACTTCAATTTGGTGCCAAGGTCAGGAATCACCGGGTAGAAAACCACCTCACCGAAGGTGAAATCGATCTCGAATCGTCCCTGTGGCCTGCGCTGAGCACCACGGGTCTGGATCAGGTCAGCAGCGGACTGAGCCCTTTCCTGAGCAACGACAACGCCACCATCAACACCCTGACCCGCTACGCAGTCACCGATGCCGACCTTCTCGCGTCGGTCATCGATCCGGTACTGCAGGCGGGCGCCATGACCTACACCTACGACCGCAGTGCGTTTTTCCGAATCAGGGAGCAGAGCGCCGCCGCTTACGCCAGCCTGGATCTGGAAGCCGGCGCCTGGAGTGGCAATATCGGTATGCGCGGCGTGACGACCCGGCAGCGGGCCAGCGCTTATGATCGGGACCGGTTACATCATGTGGATAACCGCTATCGGGACCTTCTGCCCAGTGCCAACCTCAGCTACCACTTCGGCGATGATCTCGTTGCCAGATTGGGTGCCGCCCAGGTAATGGCCCGCCCCAACTTCAAAGACCTGACCCCGAATATCATCATCGAACCGACCAGCGGTAACGGCGCGGCGGGCAACCCGACGCTGGATCCCTATCGTGCCGACCAGCTGGACCTGGGCCTGGAGTGGTATTTCGCAGACGCCTCGCTGTTTTCCGCCACTCTGTTTTACAAGGATATTTCCACCTTTGTGTATCCCCATGTAAATCTGGAAATCGTGGACGGGGAATCGCTCTACATCACCCGCCCGCAGAACGGCCCCGGGGCAGATATTCGCGGCGCAGAATTACAGTGGCAGCAAACCCTCGGCGGGGGCTTTGGCGTATTGAGCAATTACACCTACACCGATGCCAGTGTGCCCTCTGCCGATGGCACACGTACGCTGGAGCTGCCCGGCAACTCCCGCAGCCAGTTCAATGCGTCGCTATATTTTGAAAATGCGCGGTTTAATGGACGGGTGAGCTACAACTACCGCTCGCGCTCCTACGGAGAGATTATTGCCGGGTCGCAGAGTGAAACCGATGCATACCGGCAGTGGGATGCCACCGCGGAGTGGCACTGGTCGCCGAGACTGTCCTTGTCCGCGGAGGCGATCAACCTGACAGAGGAAGTGCTGCGTATTCGCAGCGCCAGCGGTATCCCACAGGGCTTTTACGAAAACGGACGTCGCTTTGCACTGGGTGTGAAAATAGCGTTCTGATGTGAAGGGAGATTGCCGAACCGGGAAATTCAGTCCGGCACTTCGAAGGAAGCCTTGCCGCTGATGTGATTGTCCAGCTTCCAGTCCGGCACCGAAACAGCCGGCGCCACTTCCGGCTTGCGCTCACCCGCCTCAAGAAGATTGCCTTCCGCCGGCTTGAGGCTGAGATGGTTGACTTCCACCTGTACGGCTTCCACGGATTTTTTCTCGTGCGCCTTGACCAGGTTACCCTCCATGGGCGCGAGGCTCAGTGAAGAGCCGCTCACGGCGGACTGCACCGGTGCGTTCTCGCCCGCGTCTGCGACTGGCGCGGTGGCCGGTTGCGGTTCCGGGGCCCGCGGTGACGGCGCTGCGGGCTGCGGCACTGGCTGCTCCACACCTTCCGCGCGTACTGTCGACTGCGCCCCGAGTTTGGACAGGGTTGCCTGCAGTTGTTCCGCCTGCGCCTGCGCCATGCCTTTTTTGATCGCCAGCGGGCGACCACTGAAAAGTTTTTCGACGGTGTCCGGTCCGGCCTTGAACAGGCGGGCAAAATTGGCTTTCACATCGGCAACGGTGTAGCCGGGCTCAAGGTCGCCGCGAAAAATCACACTGTAGGTGGGAGCTGACATGCTGATACCTCGATCGTGTTGCCTTCAGGCCTTGTTATTCTGTTTTCAATCAGACGCTTTAAGGAAAACACTATTCAATCCGATTCAATCATCGGAATCCAGTGTCTGGTCCATGGTGTAGGCCGGGGCCCCTTCACATTTCCCCCCCACCACCCGCGCGGGCACGCCCGCCACGGTGGAATGCGGCGACACATCGCGCAGCACCAGGCTGCCTGCCGCGATCTTGACGCCCACACCGATGTCCACCGGCCCCAGGATTTTCGCGCCAGCACCGATCATCACACCGCGACCGATCTTGGGATGACGATCTCCGCCGCCACTGCCGCTGCCACCGAGGGTGACCGAGTGCAGAATGGAAACATCGTCTTCCACGACCGTGGTCTCACCCACGACTAGACCAGTGGCGTGGTCAATCATGATGCCGCAACCGAAGCGCGCCGCAGGATGAATATCCACCGCAAACTGCTCCGAAACCCGGCTCTGGAAATACAGGGCGAGTGTGTGTCGGCCTTTTTTCCACAACCAGTGGGCAATGCGGTGGGACTGCAGGGCGTGAAACCCCTTGAAGTACAGAAACGGGGTGAGGTACTGGTCACAGGCCGGGTCGCGGTCGTACCAGGCGCAGATATCCGCCTGCATACAACGGGATATTTCCGGCTCATCCGCCAGTGCCGCAGCAATCACTTCCTGCAGGGCGGTCGCCGTCAGGGCAGCATGATCCAGCACCGAGGCCAACTGATAGGCCAGTGCCCGGTCCAGTGTGCGGTGGCGCAACACTGTGTTGTGGAAATAACTGGCCAGTACCGGCTCGCCGGCGGCAGCCGCAGCAGCCTCCGCGCGCATGGCTGACCAGATATCCCGATTGTTCAATTCAGTGACGTTGATGGTCTCTCTTCCTGTCTCTGATCCAACTCTATGTTTGCCCCACCGGTCAACGGCATTCGGACGGGGACTCAGAGGCGATCCATATTGGTCGGGTAGGCGGATTCCGGCACTTCCACAAAGCGCGGGTAAATGGCTTCCATGGCACCGCACACGGTGTCCGCCAGCGCCAGGTCGCCATCCGCCTGGCACAACTGTAACTGTTCTCGCAGCGACTGGGCACAGTGCAGCTGCTGGAATTCTTTCGCGCGCGGCGCGTAACTGAGGTGCCAGCGCTCCGGCGCTACGCCGCCACGATCCGCGCCGTAGGGGCGGAACAGGCCATAGCTGTGACCCGCGGCAATCTGCTCATCCAGCCAGCAATGAAAGGGCCCAAACACCCCTTCATCTGCCACCTCTTCCGGGGTCAGCTGCACCCGGTAATCCTCTGGCACTGCCGCGGCATCGATCACATCAAAATCGGTGCCCCAATGGTGGCGCGAGCCGCCGGGCAGCGCGGACCAGCGCAATATAGCGAATACGATTTCCTCTGGCGACATGCGCGCCACATCCAGCGGCTGCCCCGCGCTGTCGAGCACTGGCCGCTGACCGCTGGCCTTGGCATTCCAGATAGTGCGCTGGCGCTCGAAATCACGGAAGCCAGACACCACTTTGGGATCAAAGCCGGCCTTTCTCGCACCCCGGCGTAACTGATCAAACGCCGTCAGGGCTTCCGGGTGCATCAGTTGTCCGGAAACGGGTTCCAGAATGACGTGTGCATCCGTCAGCCCGAACAGAATATTGCGCAGTAATTGATGCATGAATTCACTCCCGGGTCCGGAAACGCTGAAGGGGTAACCGAAACGTCATGCTGCAAAAGTCGCCGTTTCAAGCTAGGCTTTTTCTACGAACGAGTCTAAATAGTACAAGTGTGCCGTGCGACAGCAGCCGCCGCAAATAACCGTACTTTAATATGAGCCCGCCTATTCTGCCGCGGGCGATACGGTTTGGCCTTTTATTTTTTTATGCTATGTTGCACGCCTGTTGTATTTGGTTCGGGATTGAACCGAAAGGAAAGCACTTCAGAGTGTTCGAAAGGTCGTCGGGATCGACTTGCCGGGTGTGCAACGTCCCCCTGACACCTCGACCGACTGGAGTACAGGAAATCTCGCGGCGGCCCAGGGCACTCCGCGCAGATATCTCCATAGAGCATCAACAGTTCAGGGAATGAATTTTATGCACCCAAGTCAATCAGAGTTGTTGAAACTGAAAAACCTGGGACTCGCCTCCGTCAATATCCTTCATTCCATTGGCATCCGTACCCAGGCCGACCTGCACCGAGTCGGACCGGTCGAGGCATTCACCAGCATCCGCCGCCGCGGCATCAACGCATCCCGCGTACTCCTCTACGCCCTGCAGGGCGCCCTGCTCGACGTGCACTGGAACGAACTGGACCCCGACCTCAAGGCAAACCTGGTCAGTGAGGCGGAGCAGCGCCTCTCCCGCAAAGATCGCGCCTGACCCTATACTCTCCTGAAATAGTGTCGGTCTGAAATTGTGCCTGTACAGACTTGCAAACGGCACACGCAGACCCTATCTAGCCCCAGATACATCGTCCATTTACCGAGGTATCGGACGGCGAGCCTCGCGGCCCGGCGTATACC
Protein-coding sequences here:
- a CDS encoding glutamine synthetase family protein, translated to MDESTELPSSPAATNSLSSPTAVSDNPVPGPRQVRSVADAKRLVEARGLTHVKVGLFDNDGVMRGKYMSREKFFSALDHGFAFCDVVLGWDVQDQLYDNTRYTGWHTGYPDAPVRILPHTCREVPFEDGMLLFLAEFSDSAEVVCPRALLRRVIQRCEKAGFAPYGALEYEFFMFDETPDSARAKGYRNLKPFTPGWFGYSMIRNSVHADLYHEILELAQQMDFPIEGLHTETGPGVLEAAITVDDVEAAGDKAALFKTFIKVLAERRGLMATFMAKWSNDYPGQSGHIHLSLRNKSDNKSAFFAKDAPHTMSDVQRQFLAGQQRLMPELLCMVAPTINSYRRLIPGFWAPTDATWGVENRTAALRVIPGSDKSQRQEYRLGAADANPYLALAVALGSGIYGIEQGWQPGDAVDGNAYALEHPPQLALPRTLWDAAQRLKQSAAARDLFGDAFVDHFAASREWEEREYRRHIGEWELQRYFEII
- the ppa gene encoding inorganic diphosphatase codes for the protein MSFDKVSPGKELPNDINVIIEIPANHDPIKYEVDKDADAVFVDRFVATPMFYPANYGYVPQTLSEDGDPLDVLVVAPYPVMVGSVIRSRVIGVLNMTDESGVDAKLLAVPHTKLTKLYDHVNEIGDLPELLIKQIEHYFENYKALEAGKWVKVDGWADADAARKEVMASRERYLKEEG
- a CDS encoding TonB-dependent receptor yields the protein MQRSRFPSALFHKTLLAGTIAMISAGAAAQETETEGKIVEEVVVTGIRGALQQSLDVKRDATSIVDAISSEDIGKFPDKNVADSLQRVPGISVDRIWGEGRDIFVRGTDSTLNRTLMNGQNVASAYWWANDNPSRGFNYSILASELVSALEVYKSPEARHDEGSIGGMVNVITRKPLDLDPMTVNLSTESVYSELPDTRDPQVSGLVSWKNDAETFAVLASYNSQQRTMRRDGLEVFPTNDLYTVTDQNGNVTEDVYVPWGGGSAIFQQDRQRDTANLTVQFRPSDRWDMTMNYVASDMDMDNSNQNYLFVAGGYKIPNGDVVTDPVFIPTSDGYQALVGGVIENPDSIGVADEPIVRDAFVESEVLDFAADYTGDSWTLHLQAGTTSAEGGSTKDRNYWFEGNSAEDLNFGTNTNEFSFPGIDPLDGSALHLNAANLRDWVRVMEDDESYFQADGVIDVQLGAITAIKTGVKMRNHTIENNRQNGSVDVSNPDIADQVAALNAITLADVSSGPSPRLHGEGATSGSLTRYAFLDTGLAREKIDSILDAGAMTYAEDQRAYYKINEDIAAAYAQADFESGNLHGNFGVRLVETDQTSHAYIDGERGAVSRSYREALPSVNVIYDLAEDIILRGAASRAMARPTFQNLSSNIVINATSGTATAGNPMLKPIFADQFELGAEWYFSDASLVAATYFNKDLSTFVFQNTQVEEIDGQSINVTRPYNADKGADIQGLEIQVQHDFGSGFGVLGNYTWTDAKVPGSKLELPGNSRDQFNASTYYENDFLSLRLSYNLRSESYGGLTSGSQLVTDQYDQWDATANWMVNENVDVFFTAVNLTNEIIYMRTADGIPVGFYENGPRFSLGARLSF
- a CDS encoding DNA-3-methyladenine glycosylase I; translation: MSKTVDGPDGMPRCGWCAAAPEFFDYHDREWGFPVDDDRRLFEKLCLESFQSGLSWRTILAKRENFRKAFKNFDFNKVARFTEKDVERLLGDEGIVRHRGKIEAVINNAQRAQELVKQEGSIAAYIWRHEPTPQNGQAPQSASTSETSKALAKDLKKRGWKFVGPTTVYAFMQAMGLINDHLEDCKSRSEVDKARRAFKRPK
- a CDS encoding FecR domain-containing protein; amino-acid sequence: MSRAEVVDESIRAAAADWFARQQSAAMSAAEIEALEAWLQQDARHRLAFSQCQQLSLMSELLSGDEELNRELPEIRKAVRRRNRWRWFGAVAATVLVAIAAMVLKQYQTIDYYQTGIGEQQVVHLEDGSTLMLNTDSRVGVRYRGKRRALWLERGEAFFMVAKNPARPFVVNVCGSEVRALGTAFNVALKGADVQVAVTQGVVDVQAEHADGARQQLVKMLPGEGVRYRAANPGDNSGVIPVDLEKVTAWQTKRIYFDNERLEDAIAEYNRYTTRKMVLVGDALADARISGVFNTGDADALAFALEQSFGARINKNDQRVLILPARD
- a CDS encoding RNA polymerase sigma factor, whose translation is MARFQSRAALRLVQNRSEAPAGKLADDRGSASHSSDLSSADRAYIEALFLEYRTSIRNYVARMLPGGQQEADVVLQETYVKILGLRDLQPLRESPRAYLYTVATNLVRDGLRRHIRRKTDHHECFEDANHTSPDPSPQGSAEWQQSLQQLKQSLLRLKPVTRKVFLLSRFEEMTYPEIASALSISTRSVERHMSAALKHLQTELNELL